The sequence CCGGAACGTCCGCCGGATGACGAAGTTCGCGCCCTCGCCCTGCCCGATCTCGTCCCGGATCACCCTGCGCACGACGTCCGCGTACTCCTCGTCGGGCACGTCGAAGCCGTGGTCCGTCACGGTCACGTCATGCGCGGGCAGCGCCGCCAGCACCTCCGCGAGCCCCAGCTCGTACGACTCGTCGGCGACCAGCACGCTCAGCGGGGTGCCGTCGTCGCGGACGTCGAAGCCGCGCTCGGCGATCTGCCGGAACGGCACCAGGGCCAGCGCGGGCGACGCGCCCACCGGCAGATCGGCCAGTCGGTCCACCTCCCGCACCCCACCGATCAGCAGTTCGACGTGATCGTGGTCACGCCCGGGAGTGCGGCGGCGCAGCAGGGCGAACGGCGGGGCGTCCTCGGCGAGCAGTCGGCCGATGAGGGCGGAGGCGGATCGGGGCGAGGTCTGGGACATGGGAGCACATTCCTTCCGGACGGTCCGTACGGGGGCCACGCGGGACCCGACGGGGTTCACAGGGAGAGGAACGGCTCCTGGACACGGAAAAGGCCGCCCCTCGGGCGGCCTTCGCGACGTGTCGACGCGATGAGTCAGCGGGCCGCCGGATGAGCGGTCCACCACCAGTTCTGGATCGAGATCCGGATCGGTTGCGTCGACATGCCCCGACCCTAGCGGACGATCCGGGCGCCGAAGGGGGTGTCTCACCTGTTGAGCGTTCGGATGGACGCCCCCGGGGACCCCGTAATGTTGTACACGTGACCGTGAACGCCAATACCTCCGTCGCCGGTGGCAACACCTGGCGAGACCTTCCCGCGGCGCAGCAGCCCGAGTACCCCGACTCCGAGGCGCTGCGCGATGTACTCGCGGACCTCGCGTCGTATCCGCCGCTCGTCTTCGCGGGCGAGTGCGACCAGCTGCGCGCCCG is a genomic window of Streptomyces sp. YPW6 containing:
- a CDS encoding trp operon leader peptide, which translates into the protein MSTQPIRISIQNWWWTAHPAAR